One genomic region from Prionailurus bengalensis isolate Pbe53 chromosome C1, Fcat_Pben_1.1_paternal_pri, whole genome shotgun sequence encodes:
- the LOC122481776 gene encoding mitochondrial chaperone BCS1, giving the protein MPLSDFILALKDNPYFGAGFGLVGVGTALALARKGAQLGLVAFRRHYMITLEVPARDRSYAWLLSWLTRHSTRTQHLSVETSYLQHESGRISTKFEFVPSPGNHFIWYQGKWIRVERSREMQMIDLQTGTPWESVTFTALGTDRKVFFNILEEARELALQQEEGKTVMYTAMGSEWRPFGYPRRRRPLSSVVLEQGLANRIVRDIREFIDNPKWYTDRGIPYRRGYLLYGPPGCGKSSFITALAGELEHSICLLSLTDSSLSDDRLNHLLSVAPQQSLVLLEDVDAAFLSRDLAAENPVKYQGLGRLTFSGLLNALDGVASTEARIVFMTTNHVDRLDPALIRPGRVDMKEYVGYCSHWQLTQMFQRFYPGQAPALAEAFAERVLQVTTQISPAQVQGYFMLYKNDPAGAVHNAESLRT; this is encoded by the exons ATGCCCCTTTCAGACTTTATTCTGGCCCTGAAGGACAATCCCTACTTTGGGGCTGGATTTGGGCTTGTGGGTGTGGGCacagccctggccctggcccggAAGGGTGCCCAGCTGGGCTTGGTGGCATTCCGGCGCCATTACATGATCACACTGGAAGTCCCTGCTCGAGACCGAAGCTATGCCTGGTTGCTTAGCTGGCTCACCCGCCACAGTACCCGTACTCAGCATCTCAGTGTTGAGACTTCATACCTTCAGCATGAGAGTGGGCGCATCTCCACTAAGTTTGAATTTGTCCCCAGCCCTGGAAACCACTTTATCTG GTACCAAGGGAAATGGATCCGAGTGGAACGAAGCCGAGAGATGCAGATGATAGACCTGCAGACAGGGACTCCTTGGGAATCTGTCACCTTCACAGCTCTGGGCACTGACCGAAAGGTTTTCTTCAACATCCTGGAGGAAG CTCGAGAGCTAGCCTTgcagcaggaggaagggaagacagtGATGTACACAGCCATGGGCTCTGAATGGCGCCCTTTTGGCTATCCACGCCGACGGCGGCCACTGAGTTCTGTGGTTCTAGAACAGGGTCTGGCTAACCGAATTGTCCGAGACATCCGGGAATTCATCGATAACCCCAAGTGGTACACTGACAGAG GCATTCCCTACAGACGTGGCTACCTGCTTTATGGGCCCCCTGGTTGTGGAAAAAGCAGTTTTAT CACAGCCCTGGCTGGGGAACTGGAGCACAGCATCTGCCTGCTGAGTCTCACGGACTCCAGCCTCTCCGATGACCGGCTCAACCACCTGCTGAGCGTGGCCCCACAGCAGAGCCTGGTGCTCCTGGAAGATGTGGATGCAGCCTTTCTTAGCCGGGACCTAGCTGCAGAGA ACCCAGTCAAGTACCAAGGTCTAGGTCGTCTCACCTTCAGTGGACTGCTCAATGCCTTGGATGGTGTGGCTTCCACTGAGGCACGCATTGTGTTCATGACCACCAACCATGTTGACAG GCTGGACCCTGCACTGATCCGCCCTGGACGAGTAGACATGAAGGAGTACGTGGGCTACTGCTCACACTGGCAGCTGACTCAGATGTTCCAGAGGTTCTATCCAGGGCAAGCACCTGCCCTGGCCGAGGCCTTTGCAGAACGCGTCCTTCAAGTTACAACTCAGATCAGTCCTGCCCAGGTCCAGGGCTACTTCATGCTGTATAAAAATGACCCTGCAGGGGCAGTTCATAATGCCGAGTCTCTGAGGACGTGA
- the RNF25 gene encoding E3 ubiquitin-protein ligase RNF25 isoform X2 yields MAASASAAAGEEDWVLPSEVEVLESIYLDELQVVKGNGRSSPWEIYITLHPATAEDQDSQYVCFTLVLQVPAQYPNEVPQISIRNPRGLSDEQIHKISQALSHVANAGLGTAMLYELIEKGKEILTDNNIPHGQCVICLYGFQEKEAFTKTPCYHYFHCHCLARYIQHMEHELQAQGQEQERQHAATKQAVGVQCPVCREPLVYDLASLKAAPEPQQPMELYQPNAESLRQQEERKRLYQRQQERGGIIDLEAERNRYFISLQQPPAPLEPESAVDASRGSHPPSALDTELSTSSTAQPDLSAPLPVASQHTCEKILGAGPNQQRLGETPKTMLDPPRAGRGPWRQPERRHLKGGECNAHKGTNDTQELPPPEGPLKEPMDLKPEPCSQGVEGPPQEKGPGTWQGPPSRRTRDCARWERSKGRTPGSSYPRLPRGRGAYRPGTRREPLSLESEDGS; encoded by the exons ATGGCGGCGTCTGCGTCGGCAGCTGCCGGGGAGGAGGACTG GGTACTTCCCTCTGAAGTCGAGGTGTTAGAGTCTATCTATCTGGATGAACTACAGGTGGTTAAAGGAAATGGAAG ATCTTCACCATGGGAAATCTACATTACCCTGCACCCTGCCACGGCAGAAGATCAGGATTCACAGTATGTCTGCTTCACTCTGGTGCTTCAGGTCCCAGCACAG TACCCCAATGAGGTGCCACAGATCTCTATCCGTAACCCCCGAGGACTCTCAGATGAACAGATCCACAA GATTTCGCAGGCACTGAGCCATGTGGCCAATGCTGGGCTGGGTACTGCCATGCTCTATGAACTCATCGAG aaagggaaggaaattctcaCAGATAACAACATCCCCCATGGCCAGTGTGTCATCTGCCTGTACGGTTTCCAG GAGAAGGAGGCCTTTACCAAAACCCCCTGTTACCACTACTTCCACTGCCACTGCCTTGCTCGGTATATCCAGCACATGGAACATGAGCTCCAGGCGCAAGGACAGGAGCAGGAACGACAGCATGCCGCAACCAAGCAG GCAGTCGGTGTGCAGTGTCCGGTGTGCAGAGAGCCCCTCGTGTATGATCTTGCCTCACTGAAAGCAGCCCCCGAACCTCAACAGCCCATG GAGCTGTACCAGCCTAACGCAGAGAGCTTGCGCCAGCAAGAAGAGCGCAAGCGGCTCTACCAAAGGCAGCAGGAGCGGGGGGGTATCATCGACCTTGAGGCTGAGCGTAATCGGTACTTCATCAGCCTCCAGCAG CCTCCTGCCCCTTTGGAACCAGAGTCAGCTGTAGATGCCTCCAGAGGATCCCACCCACCCAGTGCCCTTGACACAGAACTGTCCACCTCATCAACTGCCCAACCTGACCTATCAGCTCCTCTGCCTGTGGCCTCCCAGCACACGTGTGAGAAGATTCTAGGGGCTGGGCCAAATCAGCAAAGGTTGGGCGAGACCCCGAAAACTATGCTAGATCCTCCCCGGGCCGGTCGAGGCCCCTGGAGACAGCCTGAACGGAGGCACCTAAAGGGAGGGGAGTGCAATGCCCACAAAGGTACCAATGACACCCAGGAACTGCCACCTCCCGAGGGGCCCCTCAAGGAGCCCATGGACCTAAAGCCAGAACCCTGTAGCCAAGGGGTTGAAGGTCCTCCCCAAGAGAAGGGGCCTGGCACTTGGCAGGGTCCCCCATCCCGCAGGACTCGGGACTGTGCTCGCTGGGAGCGCTCCAAGGGTCGGACTCCGGGCTCTTCCTACCCCCGCCTGCCTCGGGGTCGGGGAGCCTATCGTCCTGGTACTCGAAGGGAGCccctgagcctggagtctgaggATGGTTCCTAG
- the RNF25 gene encoding E3 ubiquitin-protein ligase RNF25 isoform X1 — protein sequence MAASASAAAGEEDWVLPSEVEVLESIYLDELQVVKGNGRSSPWEIYITLHPATAEDQDSQYVCFTLVLQVPAQYPNEVPQISIRNPRGLSDEQIHKISQALSHVANAGLGTAMLYELIEKGKEILTDNNIPHGQCVICLYGFQEKEAFTKTPCYHYFHCHCLARYIQHMEHELQAQGQEQERQHAATKQKAVGVQCPVCREPLVYDLASLKAAPEPQQPMELYQPNAESLRQQEERKRLYQRQQERGGIIDLEAERNRYFISLQQPPAPLEPESAVDASRGSHPPSALDTELSTSSTAQPDLSAPLPVASQHTCEKILGAGPNQQRLGETPKTMLDPPRAGRGPWRQPERRHLKGGECNAHKGTNDTQELPPPEGPLKEPMDLKPEPCSQGVEGPPQEKGPGTWQGPPSRRTRDCARWERSKGRTPGSSYPRLPRGRGAYRPGTRREPLSLESEDGS from the exons ATGGCGGCGTCTGCGTCGGCAGCTGCCGGGGAGGAGGACTG GGTACTTCCCTCTGAAGTCGAGGTGTTAGAGTCTATCTATCTGGATGAACTACAGGTGGTTAAAGGAAATGGAAG ATCTTCACCATGGGAAATCTACATTACCCTGCACCCTGCCACGGCAGAAGATCAGGATTCACAGTATGTCTGCTTCACTCTGGTGCTTCAGGTCCCAGCACAG TACCCCAATGAGGTGCCACAGATCTCTATCCGTAACCCCCGAGGACTCTCAGATGAACAGATCCACAA GATTTCGCAGGCACTGAGCCATGTGGCCAATGCTGGGCTGGGTACTGCCATGCTCTATGAACTCATCGAG aaagggaaggaaattctcaCAGATAACAACATCCCCCATGGCCAGTGTGTCATCTGCCTGTACGGTTTCCAG GAGAAGGAGGCCTTTACCAAAACCCCCTGTTACCACTACTTCCACTGCCACTGCCTTGCTCGGTATATCCAGCACATGGAACATGAGCTCCAGGCGCAAGGACAGGAGCAGGAACGACAGCATGCCGCAACCAAGCAG AAGGCAGTCGGTGTGCAGTGTCCGGTGTGCAGAGAGCCCCTCGTGTATGATCTTGCCTCACTGAAAGCAGCCCCCGAACCTCAACAGCCCATG GAGCTGTACCAGCCTAACGCAGAGAGCTTGCGCCAGCAAGAAGAGCGCAAGCGGCTCTACCAAAGGCAGCAGGAGCGGGGGGGTATCATCGACCTTGAGGCTGAGCGTAATCGGTACTTCATCAGCCTCCAGCAG CCTCCTGCCCCTTTGGAACCAGAGTCAGCTGTAGATGCCTCCAGAGGATCCCACCCACCCAGTGCCCTTGACACAGAACTGTCCACCTCATCAACTGCCCAACCTGACCTATCAGCTCCTCTGCCTGTGGCCTCCCAGCACACGTGTGAGAAGATTCTAGGGGCTGGGCCAAATCAGCAAAGGTTGGGCGAGACCCCGAAAACTATGCTAGATCCTCCCCGGGCCGGTCGAGGCCCCTGGAGACAGCCTGAACGGAGGCACCTAAAGGGAGGGGAGTGCAATGCCCACAAAGGTACCAATGACACCCAGGAACTGCCACCTCCCGAGGGGCCCCTCAAGGAGCCCATGGACCTAAAGCCAGAACCCTGTAGCCAAGGGGTTGAAGGTCCTCCCCAAGAGAAGGGGCCTGGCACTTGGCAGGGTCCCCCATCCCGCAGGACTCGGGACTGTGCTCGCTGGGAGCGCTCCAAGGGTCGGACTCCGGGCTCTTCCTACCCCCGCCTGCCTCGGGGTCGGGGAGCCTATCGTCCTGGTACTCGAAGGGAGCccctgagcctggagtctgaggATGGTTCCTAG